A stretch of the Marmota flaviventris isolate mMarFla1 chromosome 12, mMarFla1.hap1, whole genome shotgun sequence genome encodes the following:
- the LOC114103196 gene encoding short transmembrane mitochondrial protein 1-like: MFQFLLGFTFGNVLGMYLAQNYQMPDVAKKLEDIKKGWEIKK, from the coding sequence ATGTTCCAGTTCCTGCTTGGATTCACTTTTGGCAACGTCCTTGGGATGTATCTGGCTCAGAATTATCAGATGCCAGATGTGGCTAAAAAACTTGAAGacattaaaaaaggctgggaaatCAAGAAGTAA